In Malus sylvestris chromosome 15, drMalSylv7.2, whole genome shotgun sequence, a single genomic region encodes these proteins:
- the LOC126604020 gene encoding suppressor of RPS4-RLD 1-like — protein MAAAVAERAELAKLCTSRDWSKAIRVIDSLLSQSSSIQDICNRAFCYSQLELHKHVVKDCDRALQLDPALLQAYILKGRAFSALGRKEDAFLVWEQGYEHALRQCADLKQLLELGELLTIAKKDESNGDDNQAKESASSKLVSEASPHINGKSGETYKNHNKLSGESKLCCESTVTSAVHGKFNGNGNFVASKGIGDKAGGSKKFDSQINGNHDINDKLHSESCNDLSDTCSKLPMICSKSSDLTETPPTPPKLSTKSDIRHEIGEESKRNKKFSVARLSKTKSISVDFRLSRGIAEVNEGKYAHAISIFDKILKEDPNYPEALIGRGTAYAFQRELEAAIADFTKAMESNPSACEAWKRRGQARAAMGEFVEAIEDLSKALEFEPNSADILHERGIANFKFKDFYTAVEDLSACVKLDKDNASAYTYLGLALSSIGEYKKAEEAHLKAIQLDQNFLEAWLQLTQFYQDMANPTKALECLQKALQIDGRFAKAYHLRGLLLHGMGEHSKAIKDLSTGLSIESANIECLYLRASCYHALGEYGHAVKDYDAVLDLELDSMEKFVLQCLAFYQKEVALYTASRINSEFCWFDIDGDIDSLFKEYWCKRLHPKNVCEKVFRQPPLRESLKKGKVRKQDFSVTKQKAALLQAADSIGRKIQYDCPGFLPNRRQHRMAGLAAIEVAQKVSKAWRSFQAEWKYSNNKSTLKFGKRGRRRERVNLPSQNRGGAGCSTSSSSETSTSYGITESNSSARSMMSWHEVYSIAVKWRQISEPCDPVVWINKLSEEFNAGFGSHTPLILGQAKVVRYFPNFKRTLEVTKAIMKERSYVYNKVDNLIDLSRDGKLQDIMQAKSCTDLYRVVGEDFWLSTWCDSTAFEGRHLEGTRITLVKMGENKYDFAIRTPCMPSRWDEFDAEMAKAWEAICNAYCGENYGSNEFTVLENVRDAILRMTYYWYNFMPLSRGSAAVGFVVMLGLFLAANMEFIGNIPQGLQVDWEAILNSDPDSFVNSMKTWLYPCLKSTTSWKDHPDVQSTLATTGSVVAALSTYND, from the exons ATGGCGGCCGCCGTCGCCGAGAGGGCGGAGCTTGCCAAGCTCTGCACCTCACGTGACTGGTCCAAGGCCATCCGAGTCATCGACTCCCTCCTCTCCCAGTCTTCTTCCATCCAAGACATCTG CAACAGAGCATTCTGTTACAGCCAATTGGAGCTCCACAAGCACGTGGTTAAGGACTGCGATAGGGCGCTTCAGCTGGACCCTGCGCTTCTTCAAGCTTACATCCTCAAAG GTCGTGCATTTTCTGCTTTGGGAAGGAAAGAGGATGCTTTTTTGGTTTGGGAGCAAGGCTATGAACATGCCTTGCGTCAGTGTGCAGATCTGAAGCAGTTGCTAGAACTGGGAGAGCTTTTAACAATTGCAAAGAAGGACGAAAGTAATGGAGATGATAACCAAGCAAAAGAGTCAGCATCATCTAAACTTGTGTCCGAAGCAAGCCCGCATATTAATGGGAAATCTGGTGAGACTTACAAGAATCACAATAAATTGAGTGGTGAATCAAAATTATGCTGTGAATCAACAGTTACCTCTGCGGTCCACGGCAAGTTTAATGGAAATGGAAATTTTGTCGCATCCAAGGGAATTGGTGATAAAGCCGGAGGGAGTAAGAAGTTTGATAGCCAAATCAATGGGAATCATGATATTAATGATAAATTACATTCTGAATCATGCAATGATTTAAGTGATACATGCAGTAAGTTACCTATGATTTGTAGCAAATCAAGTGATTTAACAGAAACTCCTCCCACACCCCCTAAATTAAGTACTAAATCTGATATACGCCATGAAATTGGTGAGGAGTCCAAGAGAAATAAAAAGTTCTCTGTTGCTAGACTTTCAAAGACCAAGTCAATAAGTGTGGATTTTCGATTATCAAGAGGTATAGCAGAG GTTAATGAAGGGAAGTATGCTCATGCCATATCTATATTTGACAAG ATATTGAAAGAGGATCCTAACTATCCAGAGGCACTAATAGGGAGAGGGACAGCCTATGCATTCCAACGAGAACTTGAGGCTGCAATAGCTGATTTTACAAAG GCCATGGAATCAAATCCATCAGCTTGTGAGGCATGGAAACGGAGAGGACAAGCACGAGCTGCCATGGGAGAATTTGTTGAG GCCATTGAAGATTTGTCCAAGGCATTAGAGTTTGAACCAAATTCAGCCGACATTTTGCACGAAAGGG gAATTGCCAACTTCAAGTTCAAGGACTTCTACACTGCCGTTGAAGACCTATCTGCATGCGTGAAACTTGACAAGGATAATGCATCTGCATACACATATTTG GGTTTGGCATTGTCCTCTATTGGTGAATATAAAAAAGCTGAGGAGGCACATTTGAAAGCAATTCAACTGGATCAGAATTTTCTTGAGGCATGGTTGCAGCTAACCCAG TTCTATCAAGATATGGCAAACCCAACCAAGGCTTTGGAATGTCTGCAGAAAGCTCTACAAATTGATGGGAG GTTTGCCAAAGCATATCATTTGCGTGGACTACTGCTCCATGGGATGGGAGAACACAG CAAGGCTATTAAGGATTTGTCAACTGGTTTGAGCATTGAGAGTGCCAATATTGAGTGCTTGTATTTGCGGGCATCCTGCTACCATGCCCTTGGAGAATATGGACATGCG GTCAAGGACTACGACGCTGTGCTCGATTTGGAGCTAGACTCAATGGAGAAGTTTGTGTTGCAATGCCTTGCTTTTTATCAG AAAGAGGTTGCTCTATACACAGCATCAAGAATCAACAGTGAATTTTGCTGGTTTGATATTGATGGAGATATTGATTCACTTTTCAAG GAGTACTGGTGCAAGAGATTGCACCCTAAGAATGTATGCGAAAAGGTCTTTCGACAACCTCCCCTGCGTGAATCTTTGAAGAAGGGCAAGGTTAGAAAGCAAGATTTTTCAGTTACAAAGCAGAAGGCTGCTCTTCTGCAAGCTGCTGATTCAATTGGAAGGAAAATCCAATATGACTGTCCTGGCTTCTTACCGAATCGACGTCAG CATCGTATGGCAGGATTGGCTGCTATTGAGGTTGcacaaaaggtttcaaaagcaTGGCGTTCCTTCCAAGCGGAGTGGAAATATTCTAATAATAAAAGCACCTTGAAGTTTGGTAAGAGAGGCCGGAGAAGGGAAAGAGTTAATTTGCCTAGCCAGAATAGAGGCGGTGCTGGTTGCAGTACAAGTAGCTCTTCAGAGACCTCAACTTCATATGGAATTACAGAATCTAATTCATCTGCACGGTCTATGATGTCATGGCATGAGGTTTATTCGATAGCTGTCAAATGGCGGCAGATTTCTGAACCGTGCGACCCTGTTGTGTGGATTAACAAGCTAAG TGAAGAGTTTAATGCTGGATTTGGATCTCATACACCATTGATCCTTGGACAAGCAAAAGTTGTTCGCTACTTCCCAAATTTTAAAAG AACATTAGAAGTCACCAAGGCTATTATGAAGGAAAGATCATATGTGTATAATAAGGTCGATAACCTTATAGATTTATCCAGGGATGGGAAATTGCAAGAT ATTATGCAAGCAAAATCTTGCACTGATTTATACAGAGTGGTCGGTGAGGACTTCTGGTTGTCTACTTGGTGCGATAGTACTGCCTTTGAGGG GAGGCATCTTGAAGGGACAAGGATTACCCTAGTAAAAAT GGGGGAGAACAAATATGACTTTGCAATCAGAACACCTTGTATGCCTTCAAGGTGGGATGAATTTGATGCAGAAATGGCGAAGGCATGGGAA GCTATATGCAATGCTTATTGCGGTGAAAATTATGGATCTAATGAATTCACCGTGCTTGAAAATGTGAGAGATGCGATTTTAAGGATGACGTATTATTG GTACAATTTTATGCCTCTTTCAAGAGGCTCTGCAGCTGTTGGGTTTGTTGTTATGCTCGGATTATTTCTTGCTGCTAATATGGAGTTCATAGGAAATATCCCACAAGGTTTACAGGTAGATTGGGAAGCCATTCTGAACTCTGATCCGGACTCGTTTGTTAATTCGATGAAGACTTGGTTGTATCCTTGTCTGAAGTCAACGACATCCTGGAAAGATCATCCTGATGTGCAATCAACTTTGGCCACAACCGGTTCAGTTGTTGCTGCTCTGAGCACTTACAATGACTGA
- the LOC126605741 gene encoding probable protein phosphatase 2C 78 isoform X2 produces the protein MMLEMCRRPLEKCFGGGDGGDGLLWHMDLKPHSSGNYSIAVVQANSALEDQGQVFSSPLATYVGVYDGHGGPEASRFITNRLFRFLHKFATEQGGLSEDVIRQAFDATEEEFLELVKRSWMVRPQIASVGSCCLVGAIADGLLYVANLGDSRAVLGRRSSDGQAVVAERLSTDHNVAVEEVRKEVKDLHPDDAHIVVFTRGVWRIKGIIQVSRSIGDVYLKKPEFNRDPLFHHFDGLWEHLNDETAVKIVSKNPRAGIAKRLVRAAIGEAVRKRELRYDNVRRIKRGVRRHFHDDITVIVIFLDHSQLSSNASLKDQSLFSCTNVPVDIFSMNEEAADGSLHTFP, from the exons ATGATGTTGGAGATGTGTAGGAGGCCGTTGGAGAAGTGTTTTGGTGGCGGAGACGGCGGCGATGGCCTGCTTTGGCACATGGACCTCAAGCCACACTCTTCTGGGAACTATTCGATTGCAGTGGTTCAAGCAAATTCGGCGCTGGAAGATCAGGGACAGGTGTTCTCATCTCCTCTCGCAACGTACGTTGGAGTCTATGACGGCCACGGCGGTCCTGAAGCTTCCCGCTTCATTACCAACCGACTCTTCCGCTTCCTTCACA AGTTTGCAACTGAACAAGGTGGACTGTCGGAGGATGTGATAAGGCAGGCATTTGATGCAACAGAGGAGGAGTTCTTGGAGTTGGTTAAGCGATCATGGATGGTGCGGCCGCAGATTGCTTCAGTAGGATCGTGTTGCCTGGTTGGTGCAATTGCGGATGGTCTTTTATATGTGGCTAATCTCGGAGATTCGAGGGCAGTTCTTGGCAGGAGATCATCGGATGGGCAGGCGGTGGTGGCGGAGCGGTTGTCTACGGATCACAATGTTGCAGTGGAGGAAGTGAGGAAGGAGGTTAAGGATCTTCACCCTGATGATGCGCACATTGTGGTGTTTACGCGTGGAGTTTGGCGAATTAAGGGCATTATTCAG GTCTCAAGGTCAATCGGTGATGTCTACTTGAAGAAACCTGAGTTTAACAGAGATCCTCTCTTTCACCACTTTG ATGGTCTCTGGGAGCATTTGAATGATGAAACAGCCGTGAAAATCGTCTCCAAAAATCCAAGAGCT GGAATAGCAAAGCGATTGGTAAGAGCTGCCATCGGTGAGGCTGTAAGGAAAAGAGAATTGAGATATGACAATGTAAGAAGAATTAAAAGGGGGGTAAGGCGCCATTTCCACGACGATATCACTGTAATAGTGATATTCCTAGATCATTCACAACTTTCCTCAAATGCTAGTCTCAAGGATCAGAGCCTCTTTAGCTGCACTAATGTCCCTGTCGATATATTTTCAATGAACGAAGAAGCAGCAGATGGATCACTCCACACCTTCCCTTGA
- the LOC126605741 gene encoding probable protein phosphatase 2C 78 isoform X1 codes for MMLEMCRRPLEKCFGGGDGGDGLLWHMDLKPHSSGNYSIAVVQANSALEDQGQVFSSPLATYVGVYDGHGGPEASRFITNRLFRFLHKFATEQGGLSEDVIRQAFDATEEEFLELVKRSWMVRPQIASVGSCCLVGAIADGLLYVANLGDSRAVLGRRSSDGQAVVAERLSTDHNVAVEEVRKEVKDLHPDDAHIVVFTRGVWRIKGIIQVSRSIGDVYLKKPEFNRDPLFHHFGMPVSLKKPVMTAEPSIVVRKLQPQDMFLIFATDGLWEHLNDETAVKIVSKNPRAGIAKRLVRAAIGEAVRKRELRYDNVRRIKRGVRRHFHDDITVIVIFLDHSQLSSNASLKDQSLFSCTNVPVDIFSMNEEAADGSLHTFP; via the exons ATGATGTTGGAGATGTGTAGGAGGCCGTTGGAGAAGTGTTTTGGTGGCGGAGACGGCGGCGATGGCCTGCTTTGGCACATGGACCTCAAGCCACACTCTTCTGGGAACTATTCGATTGCAGTGGTTCAAGCAAATTCGGCGCTGGAAGATCAGGGACAGGTGTTCTCATCTCCTCTCGCAACGTACGTTGGAGTCTATGACGGCCACGGCGGTCCTGAAGCTTCCCGCTTCATTACCAACCGACTCTTCCGCTTCCTTCACA AGTTTGCAACTGAACAAGGTGGACTGTCGGAGGATGTGATAAGGCAGGCATTTGATGCAACAGAGGAGGAGTTCTTGGAGTTGGTTAAGCGATCATGGATGGTGCGGCCGCAGATTGCTTCAGTAGGATCGTGTTGCCTGGTTGGTGCAATTGCGGATGGTCTTTTATATGTGGCTAATCTCGGAGATTCGAGGGCAGTTCTTGGCAGGAGATCATCGGATGGGCAGGCGGTGGTGGCGGAGCGGTTGTCTACGGATCACAATGTTGCAGTGGAGGAAGTGAGGAAGGAGGTTAAGGATCTTCACCCTGATGATGCGCACATTGTGGTGTTTACGCGTGGAGTTTGGCGAATTAAGGGCATTATTCAG GTCTCAAGGTCAATCGGTGATGTCTACTTGAAGAAACCTGAGTTTAACAGAGATCCTCTCTTTCACCACTTTGGTATGCCCGTTTCTTTAAAGAAGCCTGTAATGACAGCAGAACCCTCTATAGTAGTTCGAAAGTTACAGCCACAGGACATGTTTTTGATATTTGCAACAGATGGTCTCTGGGAGCATTTGAATGATGAAACAGCCGTGAAAATCGTCTCCAAAAATCCAAGAGCT GGAATAGCAAAGCGATTGGTAAGAGCTGCCATCGGTGAGGCTGTAAGGAAAAGAGAATTGAGATATGACAATGTAAGAAGAATTAAAAGGGGGGTAAGGCGCCATTTCCACGACGATATCACTGTAATAGTGATATTCCTAGATCATTCACAACTTTCCTCAAATGCTAGTCTCAAGGATCAGAGCCTCTTTAGCTGCACTAATGTCCCTGTCGATATATTTTCAATGAACGAAGAAGCAGCAGATGGATCACTCCACACCTTCCCTTGA